From one Oncorhynchus keta strain PuntledgeMale-10-30-2019 chromosome 30, Oket_V2, whole genome shotgun sequence genomic stretch:
- the LOC118363354 gene encoding early growth response protein 1-like: protein MAAAKTEMLLPALQISDPLSFPHSPMDNYPKLEEMMMLSSAGTPFLSASAPEGAGFGSGEQGEQYDHLAGDTLPDISMNCEKSMGEQSYSTQRLPPISYTGRFTLEPATNCSNSLWAEPLFSLVSGLVGINTPSTSAPPSSVSQTGTSSSSPSSISSVTNSSQSCSLSCSVHHSENIPIYSAAPTYSSTSSDIFSDQGQGFPLPAGGSLQYPPPTYSNGKTCGSSFPVPMIPDYLFPQQQGEISLLQDQKPFQNGSGQPSLTPLSTIKAFATQTGSQDLKSVYQSQLIKPSRMRKYPNRPSKTPPHERPYACPVETCDRRFSRSDELTRHIRIHTGQKPFQCRICMRNFSRSDHLTTHIRTHTGEKPFPCEICGRKFARSDERKRHTKIHLRQKDKKAEKGGVAGVVAEAPVSAPPPVSSYPSPVTSCYSSPVHTSYPSPSIATSYPSPSIATTYPSVSMSMSSTFQSSMVSSFPSSVASIYSSPVPTPLSDMHSTLSPRTIEIC from the exons ATGGCTGCAGCCAAGACAGAGATGCTCCTTCCAGCCCTGCAGATTTCAGACCCCCTCAGCTTCCCCCACTCTCCCATGGATAACTACCCCAAGCTGGAGGAGATGATGATGCTGAGCTCCGCTGGGACCCCCTTCCTCTCTGCATCTGCGCCCGAGGGAGCAGGCTTCGGATCGGGGGAGCAAGGAGAGCAATATGACCACCTTGCTGGAG atACGTTACCTGATATCTCCATGAACTGTGAGAAGTCGATGGGCGAGCAGAGCTACTCTACCCAGCGGCTGCCTCCCATCTCCTACACTGGCCGCTTCACCCTGGAGCCAGCCACCAACTGCAGCAACAGCCTGTGGGCTGAGCCCCTGTTCAGCCTGGTCAGCGGGCTGGTGGGGATCAACACCCCTTCCACCTCTGCCCCGCCCTCCTCCGTCTCTCAGACTGGCACCTCTTCCTCGtccccttcctctatctcctcAGTCACCAATTCCTCTCAGAGCTGCAGTCTGAGCTGCTCTGTCCACCACAGTGAGAATATCCCCATCTACTCAGCTGCTCCTACGTACTCCAGCACCAGCTCTGACATCTTCTCTGACCAGGGCCAGGGCTTCCCTCTCCCCGCGGGGGGGTCGCTCCAGTACCCCCCGCCAACCTACTCCAATGGCAAGACGTGTGGCTCCAGCTTTCCTGTGCCCATGATCCCTGACTACCTATTCCCCCAGCAGCAGGGGGAGATAAGCCTGCTACAGGATCAGAAGCCCTTCCAGAATGGGTCTGGCCagccctccctcactcccctgtccacCATCAAAGCCTTTGCCACCCAGACGGGCTCCCAGGACTTGAAAAGTGTCTACCAGTCCCAGCTGATCAAGCCGAGCCGCATGCGCAAGTACCCCAACCGTCCCAGCAAGACACCGCCCCACGAGAGGCCTTATGCCTGCCCTGTGGAAACGTGCGACCGCCGTTTCTCCCGCTCCGATGAGCTGACGCGCCACATCCGCATCCACACGGGCCAGAAGCCCTTCCAGTGCCGGATCTGCATGCGCAACTTCAGCCGCAGCGACCACCTGACCACGCACATTCGCACGCACACTGGCGAGAAGCCCTTCCCCTGCGAGATCTGTGGGCGCAAGTTTGCCCGCAGCGATGAGAGGAAGAGGCACACCAAGATCCACCTGAGGCAAAAGGACAAGAAGGCGGAGAAGGGCGGGGTGGCCGGGGTGGTGGCAGAGGCACCAGTATCAGCcccccccccagtctcctcttacccctctccaGTCACATCCTGCTACTCCTCTCCGGTCCACACCTCGTACCCCTCTCCCTCAATCGCCACCTcgtacccctctccctccatcgccACCACCTACCCCTCTGTCTCCATGTCCATGTCCAGTACTTTTCAGTCCTCCATggtctcctccttcccctcctccgtAGCCTCCATCTACTCCTCTCCGGTCCCCACCCCGCTATCAGACATGCATTCCACACTCTCCCCAAGGACAATCGAGATCTGCTAA